In a single window of the Megalobrama amblycephala isolate DHTTF-2021 linkage group LG3, ASM1881202v1, whole genome shotgun sequence genome:
- the dhcr7 gene encoding 7-dehydrocholesterol reductase translates to MMAADAVRKRHKGSSNGERPGVKDQGKEPAQWGRAWEVDWFSLTSVILLLCFAPFLVFFFIMACDQYQCSISHPLLDLYSGDATLLTIWSRSPSFSWAAAKIYAVWVTFQVVLYMCVPDLLHKILPGYVGGVQDGSRTPAGLINKYEVNGLQCWIITHVLWVANAQYFHWFSPTIIIDNWIPLLWCTNILGYAVSTFAFIKAYLFPTNPEDCKFTGNIFYNYMMGIEFNPRIGQWFDFKLFFNGRPGIVAWTLINLSYAAKQQELYGYVTNSMILVNVLQAIYVLDFFWNEAWYLKTIDICHDHFGWYLGWGDCVWLPFLYTLQGLYLVYNPIQLSTPHAAAVLILGLVGYYIFRSTNHQKDLFRRTEGNCKIWGKKPTFIECSYRSADGGLHKSKLMTSGFWGVARHMNYTGDLMGSLAYCMACGGEHLLPYFYIVYMTILLVHRCIRDEHRCSSKYGKDWERYTAAVPYRLLPNIF, encoded by the exons ATGATGGCAGCCGATGCTGTGAGAAAGCGCCATAAGGGCAGCTCCAATGGAGAACGGCCAGGGGTGAAAGACCAAGGAAAGGAGCCGGCACAGTGGGGAAGAGCATG GGAGGTGGATTGGTTCTCTCTGACAAGTGTGATCCTGCTGCTGTGCTTTGCCCCCTTCCTCGTCTTTTTCTTCATCATGGCGTGTGATCAGTACCAGTGCTCCATCAGCCATCCATTACTGGACCTCTACAGCGGTGACGCCACCCTGCTCACCATCTGGAGCCGTTCCCCTTCCTTCTCATGGGCCGCTGCTAAGATCTACGCAGTCTGGGTCACatttcag GTGGTGCTGTACATGTGCGTTCCAGATTTACTGCATAAGATCCTTCCAGGCTATGTGGGAGGAGTTCAGGATGGTTCCCGAACACCAGCAG GTTTGATTAACAAGTATGAGGTCAACGGTCTGCAGTGCTGGATAATCACTCATGTTTTGTGGGTGGCTAATGCTCAATACTTCCACTGGTTTTCACCAACCATCATCATTGACAACTGGATCCCTCTGTTATGGTGCACCAACATCCTCGGCTATGCCGTGTCCACATTCGCTTTCATTAAGGCTTATCTGTTCCCCACCAACCCAGAGGACTG CAAATTCACAGGCAACATCTTCTACAACTACATGATGGGAATTGAGTTCAATCCTCGTATAGGACAATGGTTCGACTTCAAGCTTTTCTTCAATGGTCGGCCGGGTATCGTGGCGTGGACCCTGATTAACCTATCCTATGCGGCCAAACAGCAAGAGCTGTATGGTTATGTGACAAACTCCATGATCCTGGTCAATGTTTTGCAA GCCATCTATGTTCTGGATTTCTTCTGGAATGAAGCCTGGTACCTCAAGACTATAGACATCTGCCATGATCATTTTGGCTGGTACCTGGGCTGGGGAGACTGCGTGTGGCTCCCTTTCCTCTACACGCTGCAG GGCCTTTACCTGGTCTACAACCCCATCCAGCTTTCTACGCCCCATGCTGCAGCCGTCCTCATCCTGGGTCTGGTGGGCTACTACATCTTCCGCTCAACCAACCACCAGAAAGATCTTTTCCGTCGCACCGAGGGTAACTGCAAAATCTGGGGTAAGAAGCCCACCTTCATCGAGTGTTCCTACCGATCGGCCGATGGCGGCCTTCACAAGAGCAAACTGATGACCTCAGGGTTTTGGGGAGTGGCTCGTCACATGAACTACACGGGTGATTTGATGGGCTCACTGGCGTATTGCATGGCCTGTGGTGGCGAGCACTTGCTGCCCTATTTTTACATCGTCTACATGACCATCCTACTGGTGCACCGTTGCATTCGTGACGAGCACCGCTGTAGCAGCAAGTACGGCAAGGACTGGGAGCGCTACACTGCGGCTGTGCCCTACCGTTTGCTGCCTAACATCTTCTAG